AGCTCGGCGAGGAGAAAGAGACGATCGAGCAGACCCGCGCCGGCGCGATCGACCTCAACCGGACCAATGTGGCCCTGATCGGCAATTTCGTCCCGGCGATGAACGTGCTCGCCATGCCGTTCCTGTTCCGGTCCATCGAGCACATGCAGAAGGTGCTGGACGGGCCGATCGGCAAGGAAATCCTCGGCAGCTTCGAGCCCTATGGCTTCGTGGGGCTCGCCTTCTACGATTCCGGGGCACGCTCGATCTACAACAACGTCCGTCCGGTCAAGAGCCTCGCCGACCTCAAGGGATTGCGGATCCGGGTGCAGCAATCGGAGTTGATGAGCGAGATGATCCGCGCGCTCGGCGCCGAGCCGGTCGAGCTGCCCTATGGGCAGGTGCTGACGGGGCTCTCGACCCATCTGATCGACGGCGCCGAAAACAACTGGCCATCCTTCGTGACGACAGACCATTACAAATACGCCGGCTACTACACCCTCACCGAGCACACGATGAGCCCGGAGGTGCTGGTGATGTCGCTCAAGGCCTGGAGGAGCCTGTCGGCCGAGGACCAGACCATCTTCAGGGAAGCCGCGGCCCGCTCCAGCCTGTACATGCGCGAGAAATGGCGCGACCTCGAGGAGCAGTCGCAGCGCAAGGCGGAGGCCTCCGGCATCATCGTCACGAGGGATATCGACCGCAAGCCGTTCGAGGACGCGATGGCGCCGATCTACGCCAAGGCCGCGCAGGATCCCACTGCTGCCGCGCTGATCGAACGCATTCGCAAGGTGGAGTGACGCCGCGTGATCGCGCCCGGCACCAGCGAGAGCGCAGAGCGGCCGGCCGGCCCGATCGGGCGGCTGCGCGCGCGTCTCGTCGGCGTGCTGCGGGCGGTGCCGATCCGCTGGCGTATCCTCTCGATCGCGGCGCTGAACTCCGCCGTGGTGATCGTGCTGGTGGCGATGATCTGGAACGGCGCGCAGGTGCTGAGCTCCGCATGGGACGACGTACGGCAGGTGCGCGAATCCGACCGGATCCTGGCACTGCTCGAGAGCGAGACCGGGCGGCTGCAGAACCTGATCCACCGCTACATCAACCAGCCGAGCCCGGACCTGTTTGCCGAGATCCTGCTGCTGCGCGAGGCCGTGCTGGGCACGCTGGCCGACCGCGCCGCCAAGGACCCAATGCTGTCGGGGTCGGTCGAGGAGCTGGAGCGCACCACCGACCGCTTCCTCAACGGCTTCGGCGAGCTGCGCAGCGTGCAGGCGACCATTGCCAAGACCTATGAGGAGCAGGTGCAGGGCCCGGCCAAGGACATGGCCGGCCTCTATTCCATCATCGAGGGCGCCACCGGCCACCGCGACGCGCTGATCTGGCCCTCGCTCGGCAAGTCGCGCGAGGCCTTCACCGCGATGCTGGTCGCGGCCAATTCCTATTACCTGTCGCTGTCGCCGGGTGCGGCCGACGATGCGCGCCGCAACACCGAGACGATCGAGAAGACCATTCCCGTCATGATCGATCTCGCCGACAACGATTTGCAGAAGATGGCGCTGCAAAAGCTCGCCACGCGCACCACGGCGCTGCGCGAAGGTTTTGCAAAACTGTCGGAGCAGTTGACGAACCGCACCGAGCTGCTGCGCAACACCATCGACGCCAGCCAGGCCGAAGCGATCGGCGCCATCGACGATCTCTCGACCAAGATGCGCCAGCGCGAGCAGAAGGCGCAGGAGACGTTCGACCGCACGCTGGCGGATATTTCGCGGCGGGTGCTGTCGATCGCGGTGATCTTCCTCGGCATCATCCTCACCGCCGGCGTGCTGATCGCGCTGTCGATCCGGCTGCCGCTGCAACAGATCATGACCGCGATGCGCGCGATCACGCTCGGCGATCTCGGCCGCGAGGTGCAGGGCACACGCGCGCGCGACGAGGTCGGCGCCATGGCGCGCGCGGTGGAGGTGTTCCGCGAGAACGCGATTGCCAAGCGCCAGACCGAGGACGAGCTGCGCGCGTCCAAGGAAAAGGCCGAGAGCGCGCTGCTCGAGCTCAACACCGCGCAGCAGAATCTGATCGACGCCGAACGGCTCGCGGCCCTCGGCGGCCTCGTCGCCGGCGTCGCGCACGAGGTCAACAACCCGATCGGTATCAGCCTGACGGTGGCCTCGAGCTTTGCGAGGCGCAGCGAGATCTTCGAGGCTCAGCTCAGGGGCGACGGGGGCCTGCGCCGCTCGCAGCTGGAGGAATTCGTGCAGTCCTCGCGCGATGCCTCGCAGCAGCTGGTCGCCAACCTCACCCGCGCCGGCGAGCTGATCCAGTCGTTCAAGCAGGTCGCGGTCGACCGCTCCCACGCCGAGCGGCGGCAGTTCTCACTCAGCGAAGCCACCGACCAGATCATCGCGAGCCTGCGGCCCGTGCTGAAGCGCTCGCCGATCACGCTCCAGGTCGACGTGCCCGAGGGGCTGCTGCTCGACGGCTATCCCGGCTCCTATGGCCAGATCCTGACCAACCTGTTCCTCAATGCCGCCAACCACGCCTTCGCCGACAGCCGCGCGGGCACCATCACGATCTCGGCCCGGCCGCGCGGCACCGAGGATATCGAGATCATCTTCGC
This genomic interval from Bradyrhizobium guangzhouense contains the following:
- a CDS encoding TRAP transporter substrate-binding protein codes for the protein MPVLNRAELSRTGVIFVALLLAICATSAAAREFRAADTQTEDYPTVQALRYMGALISERTGGRHEIKVFHSRQLGEEKETIEQTRAGAIDLNRTNVALIGNFVPAMNVLAMPFLFRSIEHMQKVLDGPIGKEILGSFEPYGFVGLAFYDSGARSIYNNVRPVKSLADLKGLRIRVQQSELMSEMIRALGAEPVELPYGQVLTGLSTHLIDGAENNWPSFVTTDHYKYAGYYTLTEHTMSPEVLVMSLKAWRSLSAEDQTIFREAAARSSLYMREKWRDLEEQSQRKAEASGIIVTRDIDRKPFEDAMAPIYAKAAQDPTAAALIERIRKVE
- a CDS encoding ATP-binding protein — translated: MGRLRARLVGVLRAVPIRWRILSIAALNSAVVIVLVAMIWNGAQVLSSAWDDVRQVRESDRILALLESETGRLQNLIHRYINQPSPDLFAEILLLREAVLGTLADRAAKDPMLSGSVEELERTTDRFLNGFGELRSVQATIAKTYEEQVQGPAKDMAGLYSIIEGATGHRDALIWPSLGKSREAFTAMLVAANSYYLSLSPGAADDARRNTETIEKTIPVMIDLADNDLQKMALQKLATRTTALREGFAKLSEQLTNRTELLRNTIDASQAEAIGAIDDLSTKMRQREQKAQETFDRTLADISRRVLSIAVIFLGIILTAGVLIALSIRLPLQQIMTAMRAITLGDLGREVQGTRARDEVGAMARAVEVFRENAIAKRQTEDELRASKEKAESALLELNTAQQNLIDAERLAALGGLVAGVAHEVNNPIGISLTVASSFARRSEIFEAQLRGDGGLRRSQLEEFVQSSRDASQQLVANLTRAGELIQSFKQVAVDRSHAERRQFSLSEATDQIIASLRPVLKRSPITLQVDVPEGLLLDGYPGSYGQILTNLFLNAANHAFADSRAGTITISARPRGTEDIEIIFADDGAGMTPDVQRQAFDPFFTTRRNEGGTGLGLHIVYNLVTQQLGGRMMLESKLGQGTTFRIIMPRIAKGGAQSTESDGTSQWPNRTMSST